GATGATCGCGCGTGCGCGCAAGGGCGAGAGCATCGGCCGGCTCGCCGTGCCCTTCGGGCCCTTCCTCGCGCTCGGGGGATTGGTGGCTGTCTTCTGGGGGCCACCGCTGATCCAGGCCTACCTGCGCCTGTCGGGCCTGGCCCGCTAGCGAAAACGCCGGACCTTGCCGTCCGGCGCTCGTCGCTGCACGAATCCTCGGCGTGACTGGGCTAGTAGAGCGCTTTGATCGTCGACCAGCTGCCGCCCTCTGGGTCGAAGGGTAGCTCGGGGACCCCCGTGATGATCTCGACGTGCACGGTGACCGGCCGGCGCAGTTCCTCGTGGGCGCCGCCACCGGCGCTGACGCCGCCGAACCAGGCCGCCTCCCAGATGTAGTCGCCGGCCGCTGTGGGCGCCGTCGCCACGAGGGACACGGGGAACACGATGTCGCCCGTGCCGCCGTCGTCGCCGGTGCCAGTGGGACCGGTCGCCAGCGCGACGACAACGTCGTTGTGATCGTACAGGATGCCGCGGATCCAGCCGTACTCCTGGCCGCCCGTCAGGATCACGGTCAGCGGGTCGCCGGGGGCATAGTATGCGGCGTTCAAGTGGGCCTGGACGTTGCCGCGGTGCTCGTGGCAGCCGTTGCAGGTCGGCGTGTCATCGCTGTGGCAGCTCGCGCAGCGGTTCGTGTAGAAACTCGGCTCGGCAAGGGCCATCCCGGCCAAAGCCGTCAAGACGAAGAGCGAGGCGGTGACCCGGCGGACGAACAGCCTGGGTGGACCTCCTGGGTGAGTGGCAATGGCTGGAAACGAGGGCTGATGCTCGAGAATACCCGGCGCCGCTCGGCCAGGCCAGGACATTCACGCTATTGAAACCTGGAATTAGGGGTTTCCGCCAGGCGCCTGCGGCGCCCAGAGGTAGACGCGGGCCGTGCGGTTCTTGGGCCCGTTCCAGGCCGGCAGCTCCTTGCGCGCATCGCATTCCTCGCTCAGGAAGCGGCGGAAGGCGCCGTCGCGGTCGAGCTGGGCGATCAGCTCGTCGTTGACCAGGTACCAGGTGCGCCCCGTCGGCTGCCGCCACTCGGGCTTCAGCTCCCACTGGATCATCGTCTGGCGGTCGGTCTCGTTCAGCCGCGCCGGCTCCTCGCCCAAGTAGTAGCTGACCGCCTCGCTGCCCGAGCTGATGATCCGGTCGCCTGGCAGCCGCTCGCGCTGAATGTAGGCCACCGCCTGCCGCCAGCGGATGCGATCGCCATGCTGCACGGTGTAGTAGAGCGCGAGGCGTTGCAGCGAGACGGCCGCCAGCAGCAGCGCCGCCAGCAGGTTGAGGTGCCGGCGCTCGCGGCTCTCGGTCAGCGCGAGTCCGGCGAGGAGCACGAAGAAGGGCAGGGCGAAGAAGACGTAGTAGTTGGTGGCGATGATCTTGGCAGTCGAGGCGGCGGCGACGAGCACGGGACCCAGGCCGCCGACGGTGAGAAAGAGCGTGAAGCGCCGCCGCTCGCGATCGCGCTGCCCGCGGAGCGACCAGACGCCCAGCAGCATGGCGACCGCGAGCGGCAGGCCGAGGTGATAGCCCAGTCCCGCGAGCAGCACGAAGGGGCTGTCGCCGTAGTGGCGGGGGAGGTCGGCGAAGCGCTCGCCGAAGCTGACCAGGCGCCCGAGCGCGGCGAGAACCGGCAGCGCCAGGGCACCGGCGAAGAGGGCCACGCGCCGCCAGGCGAAGCGCGGATCGCGTCCACCGCTCGCCCAGCGCGCGAACAGGGGGTAGACGGCCAGCGCGGGCCAGGCCAGCGCGAGCGAGTACTGCGTCAGCAGGCCGGGGCCGCCCAGTCCGATCACACCATAGAGACGCAGGCGCCCGCCACGCTCCCACCAGTCCCAGGCCAGACGGTAGAGGAAGAGCGCGATCACGAGGAGCAGCGTGTAGTAGCGCGCGTTCTGGCTCCAGAAGACGTGCCAGGGACTGAGCGCCATCAGGAGCGCTGCCCAGAAGGCGGCGCGCTCGCCGGCCGCTCGGCGGAAGAGCAGGTACAGCAGGGGCACGCTCGCGATGCCGAGCAAGGCGGGCAGCAGGCGCAGCGCGAACTCGCTCGTGCCGAAGGCGTCCACCATCTGCCGCTCGAGCCAGAAGAAGAGCGGGTAGGCGTCCGTCGGGCGCTTGCCGCTCAGGTACTGCGTGAGCCAGAGGGTGTTGGCCTCGTCGATCCAGAGGCTCCAGGTGCCGAGTCTGGCGAAGCGCAGGACCGCGGCGAGACCCGTAAGCCCGAACAGGCTCAGCCAGTGGCCGCCGCCGAGCCTCAAGGCTCGCGCTCCGCGCCCCGCGCGCCCGGCAGGCGGCGGGCCGGGCGCGGCACGGCGTCCCGCGACTCGAAGATGTCGCTCCGCAACCAGCCGAAGTGGTGCATCGCGTAGCGGGCGAGGGTCTCCAGGGTGAGCAGCCCGTATTCGAGGCTGCGCGAGAAGTTGATGCTGCTCGCCTCCTCCATGTAGCGCACGGGCACGGGGATGTCGCCCAGACGGAATCCGAAGTGCACGACCTGGGCGAGGAACTGGCTGTCGAAGACGAAGTCGTCGCTGTTGCGCTCCCAGGGGATCGTCTCGAGCACCGTGCGCCGGTAGGCGCGCATGCCGCTGTGGAAGTCGCCCAGGTTCTGGCCCAGCCAGAGGTTCTCGATGACCGTCAGGCCGCGGTTGGCCAGGTACTTGTAGAGAGGCATCCCGCCGGCGAGCGACTCGCGGCGCGAGCGGATGCGATTGCCGAGCAGCACGTCGATGTGCCCGGCGCCGAGGAGACCCGCCATGTGCGGGACCAGCCGCGCGTCGTACTGGTAGTCGGGGTGGATCATCACGACGATCTCGGCGCCGTGGTCGAGCGCGGCGCGATAGCAGGTCTTCTGGTTGCCGCCGTAGCCCTTGTTCGTCTCGTGTTCGATCACGGTGAGGCCGAGCCGCCTGGCCAGCTCCACCGTGCCATCCTGACTGCAGTCGTCCACGAGGATGATCTCATCGACGCTGCCCGGTGGGATGTCCGCGCAGGTCCGCTCGAGCGTCGGCTCGGCGTTGTAGGCCGGCATGACGACGATGATCTTCTCCTTGGCCATTGGGCTCCTTGGGCGCTCGCGGCGACCGGCTCAGCGCCGACCGCGCGTCCAGACAAAGTACAGCAAGCCGGCCAGGAGGATGAACCAGTAGTTGATGAAGCGATCGAGGAATATCGCGCTGCCGCCGGCGGCCGCCGGAATGCCGAGTCGGGGAAAGAGTTCCGCGAAGAGCGCCTCGACGGTGCCCAGGCCGCCCGGCGTCAGCGGCAGCGTCGTGACGATCGCCGCCGCCAGCGCGAGGAAGGCGACCCGGTCGGGCGTCGTGGGCGCCCCCACGGCGGCCAGGACGCAGCCCAGGCGGGCCGCCTCGAGCAGCCAGAGCGCGAGCGTGGTGAGCAGCAAGAGCGGCAGCCTGCCCAGCGAGCCGAAGAGGCCATGGCTGAAGTCCGCCAGGTACTGCGCATGGCGCTCCGGCAGGCGCCGCGCCAGCGAGCCGCGCAGGCGCGCGAGCAGGACGAGCCCCAGGAGCAGCACGCTGCCCATGACGAGCCCCGCGTAGACGATCTGCGCCACGCCGCCCGCAAAATGGTCGCGGAAGCCGATGATGAAGATCCCGGCGAGCAGGGCGATCAGGGTCAAGAGGTCCAGCACGCGCGAGATGAAGATCGTCCCGCCGGTCCGCACGAGTCCCAGCCCCGCCTCGGCGCGCAGCAGGTAGGCGCTGTAGAGGTCCCCGCCGCGCCCGGGCAGTGCGCAGTTGACGAACCAGGCCCGGAACACCGTGCGGGTCAGCAGGCCCATCCCCACGCGATCGCCGGCGTTCGCGAGCAGGAGCTGCCAGCGCCAGGCGCGCAGGGGCAGGCTCAGGTAGAAGAGCCCGAAGCCGAGCAGGAACCAGCGCAGGTCCGCCGCGCGCACGCCCGTCCAGACGGCCCGCAGGTCCAGGTGCCGCGCGACGTAGACGAAGGCCACGGCGGCGATGGTCAGGCTGAGCAGCAGCTGCAGGCGGCGGTGCCGCGGCGCCGGACGCGCGACTGGGGTCTCGGCCTCGGCCATGCGCTCAGTCCTCCGCCAGGAAGGGGCCGAGCTCGGGCAGGGCGCCGCCCTCGCCGTCCCAGAGTGCGCCGAGATTGCCGAAGCCGGCCTCGGGGCTGCCCGGCGCCGGCGCGAGTCGCCAGACGCCGTCGCTCAGGCTGCTGTCGGGCGCGAAGCTGCCGTCCGCCGCGCGGCGCTCGTAGCGATCGCGCCCGCCGCCATCGAGCAGGAGCCCGATCGTCAGCGACTCGCCGTAGGAGGGGGCCGTCGCCGGCGGGCGCTTGTACTCCTCGCGCAGATCCGCGGCGCCGAGACCGAGCTGGCCCGCGTCGAGGCGATAGAGATCGTCGCCCGCGAGGTCGATGAAGAGCGCGTTGCTGCGGATCATGCCGAGGCCGAGGCTGATGATCTTCGCCTCGTAGCGATCGTTGCCGGCCGCGTCCACGAGCAGCGCGTTCGTGTAGTCCCAGCCGAAGGCGAGGCCGGCGCCCGCGTTCTCGCCGAGGATGTGCTCGTCGTCGCCCGCTTCGTCGAGGATCGCGCCGACGCAGTAGTGGGCGCCGCTCGCCTGCGTGAAGTAGACGCTCTCGTAGCGGTCGTCGCC
The genomic region above belongs to bacterium and contains:
- a CDS encoding phospholipid carrier-dependent glycosyltransferase; amino-acid sequence: MRLGGGHWLSLFGLTGLAAVLRFARLGTWSLWIDEANTLWLTQYLSGKRPTDAYPLFFWLERQMVDAFGTSEFALRLLPALLGIASVPLLYLLFRRAAGERAAFWAALLMALSPWHVFWSQNARYYTLLLVIALFLYRLAWDWWERGGRLRLYGVIGLGGPGLLTQYSLALAWPALAVYPLFARWASGGRDPRFAWRRVALFAGALALPVLAALGRLVSFGERFADLPRHYGDSPFVLLAGLGYHLGLPLAVAMLLGVWSLRGQRDRERRRFTLFLTVGGLGPVLVAAASTAKIIATNYYVFFALPFFVLLAGLALTESRERRHLNLLAALLLAAVSLQRLALYYTVQHGDRIRWRQAVAYIQRERLPGDRIISSGSEAVSYYLGEEPARLNETDRQTMIQWELKPEWRQPTGRTWYLVNDELIAQLDRDGAFRRFLSEECDARKELPAWNGPKNRTARVYLWAPQAPGGNP
- a CDS encoding glycosyltransferase family 2 protein, whose product is MPAYNAEPTLERTCADIPPGSVDEIILVDDCSQDGTVELARRLGLTVIEHETNKGYGGNQKTCYRAALDHGAEIVVMIHPDYQYDARLVPHMAGLLGAGHIDVLLGNRIRSRRESLAGGMPLYKYLANRGLTVIENLWLGQNLGDFHSGMRAYRRTVLETIPWERNSDDFVFDSQFLAQVVHFGFRLGDIPVPVRYMEEASSINFSRSLEYGLLTLETLARYAMHHFGWLRSDIFESRDAVPRPARRLPGARGAEREP
- a CDS encoding flippase-like domain-containing protein, producing MAEAETPVARPAPRHRRLQLLLSLTIAAVAFVYVARHLDLRAVWTGVRAADLRWFLLGFGLFYLSLPLRAWRWQLLLANAGDRVGMGLLTRTVFRAWFVNCALPGRGGDLYSAYLLRAEAGLGLVRTGGTIFISRVLDLLTLIALLAGIFIIGFRDHFAGGVAQIVYAGLVMGSVLLLGLVLLARLRGSLARRLPERHAQYLADFSHGLFGSLGRLPLLLLTTLALWLLEAARLGCVLAAVGAPTTPDRVAFLALAAAIVTTLPLTPGGLGTVEALFAELFPRLGIPAAAGGSAIFLDRFINYWFILLAGLLYFVWTRGRR